The following are encoded in a window of Catharus ustulatus isolate bCatUst1 chromosome 12, bCatUst1.pri.v2, whole genome shotgun sequence genomic DNA:
- the DUOX2 gene encoding dual oxidase 2 produces MDDGSSEVLPSSRNHQKELRSRSFHVSTLQEQPTSNSVLCSICRLLLPETQWLMQPATMMLSVVVVLLGAWTLGRAQESISWEVQRYDGWYNNLMHHSYGSVGARLLRLLPANYADGVYQALQEPHVPNARQLSNAVARGPSGLPSRRNITVLAVFFGFHVLLDMLETEKPGCPAEFLNIHIPSGDTVFDPASTGDVVLPFQRTRWAAETGQSPNNPRQQTNEMTGWLDGSAIYGPSHSWSDALRSFSGGQLASGPSGSLPRQTDGRVPMWKALDPSTGQGGPQGIYDLGSAWGNENPFVQAESIAWFRYHNHLAKAMAQEHPDWSDEDLFQHTRKRVIATFQSIVLYEWLPTLLGTEVPEYQGYQQHLDPSLSPEFVAAAGQFLATMVPPGVYKRDTKCQFQNVSVSSGSFPAVRLCNSYWSRESPGLSQAEDVDNLLLGMSSQIAEQEDNIIVEDLQDYWYGPVKYSRTDYVASWVQRGRDFGLPTYNQVRQRFGLEPLQNWSNLAPHLEPQVLQKVADLYANNMARLELLPGGMLEANGSLFSTIILEQFLRLRGGDRFWFENTKNGLFTEEEIMEIRNTTFHSILTSVTYAQSTDLQPHVFIWREGNPCPQPQQLTAQHLANCTPMMVLDYFADSGAGFGIIIVVLCCLPLVTLFVAWVVAAFRKRDFKKLQRKQGTSVCRKVSGEDTCATEWHGPKTDNSPVYIRLQAEKVLKVLDNRGSVLRSINLKAHQRVEVILSNNKGNKALLLKSPKEYDLVLLFNEEAERSIFVKKLGDYLKESRLELHLSEMKEQSLMKRAVTQEQRKKILEIFFRHLFAQVLEIDRSDAGELSFESSQKAKESLTCELSRAEFAEALGLKEDSTFVESMFSLADKDGNGYISFREFLDILVVFMKGSPEEKSKMMFRMYDVDENGFLSKEEFLRMVRSFIEISNNCLSREQADQVTESMFQASGFQDRNELTWENFHYMLRDHDNELRLTQLCVKGVPEVLKQNPHNCVSFIKKEPKGTISEEKKDPNLDTTSHYTERKGQELRRRPGRKGNQYQLHLYTEAQRKKYEKNRVQQKIQEFKRFVENYRRHIICVTLFSAITAGVFAERAYYYAFASPSTGIAQTTFVGLIISRGSAASISFMYSYILLTMCRNLITVLRETFLNHYIPFDAAVDFHRWIAMAALIFSVLHTAGHVVNVYIFSVTPLSVLSCLFSSVFTNDGSQVPQKYYWWFFQTVPGMTGVLLLVVLAVMYVFATHHFRRVSFQGFWITHHLYVLLYILTIIHGSYALIQQPRFYIYFIIPALIYSADKLYSLSRKKVEISVVKAELLPSGVTHLQFQRLQDFDYKSGQWVRIACMALGTTEYHPFTLTSAPHEDTLSLHIRAVGPWTTRLRELYSPEKLALLGTMPKLYLDGPFGEGHQEWNKFEVSVLVGGGIGVTPFASILKDLVFKSSINSKMVCKKIYFIWVTRTQRQFEWLTDIIREVEESDKNNLVSVHIYITQLAEKFDLRTTMLYICERHFQKVLNKSLFTGLRSVTHFGRPPFVPFFNSLQEVHPEVQKIGVFSCGPPGMTKSVEHACRQMNKKDQTYFAHHYENF; encoded by the exons ATGGATGATGGCAGCAGTGAGGTTTTACCCAGCAGCAGAAACCACCAAAAAGAGCTGAGGTCTCGGTCTTTCCATGTTTCCACCCTCCAGGAACAGCCCACCTCCAACTCTGTCCTCTGCTCCATTTGCAGGTTGCTGCTTCCAGAGACCCAGTGGCTGATGCAACCTGCAACAATGATGTTGAGTGTGGTTGTGGTTCTTTTGGGAGCATGGACCTTGGGGA GAGCCCAGGAGAGCATTTCCTGGGAGGTCCAGCGCTATGATGGTTGGTACAACAACCTTATGCATCACAGCTACGGCTCCGTGG GAGCTAGGCTGCTGCGTCTCCTGCCAGCCAACTATGCAGACGGCGTCTACCAGGCCCTGCAGGAGCCCCACGTGCCCAATGCTCGGCAGTTGAGCAATGCAGTAGCACGGGGACCCTCGGGGCTGCCCTCCCGCAGGAACATAACCGTGCTGGCTGTCTTCTTCG GTTTCCATGTGCTTTTGGACATGCTGGAGACAGAGAAACCCGGCTGTCCTGCTGAGTTCCTCAACATCCACATCCCGTCTGGAGACACAGTGTTTGACCCTGCCAGCACTGGAGATGTGGTCCTGCCCTTCCAGCGCACCCGCTGGGCAGCAGAGACGGGGCAGAGCCCCAACAACCCCCGGCAACAG ACCAACGAGATGACAGGCTGGCTGGATGGTAGCGCGATCTACGGCCCCTCACACTCCTGGAGCGATGCCCTGAGGAGCTTCTCGGGGGGACAGCTGGCATCAGGGCCCAGCGGGAGCCTCCCAAGGCAGACGGATGGGAGGGTTCCCATGTGGAAGGCACTGGATCCATCCACGGGGCAGGGCGGTCCCCAAGGGATATACG ACCTGGGGAGTGCCTGGGGGAATGAGAACCCCTTTGTGCAGGCTGAGAGCATCGCCTGGTTTCGGTACCACAATCATCTGGCCAAAGCAATGGCCCAGGAGCATCCTGACTGGTCTGATGAGGATCTCTTCCAGCACACTCGCAAGAGGGTCATCGCCACTTTCCAG AGCATTGTTCTGTATGAGTGGCTGCCGActctgctgggcacagaggTCCCGGAGTACCAAG GTTACCAGCAGCACCTGGACCCCAGCCTCTCTCCAGAGTttgtggcagctgcagggcaaTTCCTGGCCACCATGGTGCCTCCAGGAGTTTACAAGAG AGACACCAAGTGTCAGTTCCAGAATGTGTCTGTCTCCAGTGGCTCGTTCCCAGCAGTGCGGCTCTGCAACAGCTACTGGAGCAGAGAG AGCCCCGGGCTGTCACAGGCAGAAGATGTGGACAACCTGCTGCTGGGGATGAGCTCACAGATAGCAGAGCAGGAGGACAACATTATAGTGGAAGATCTCCAAG ATTACTGGTATGGGCCCGTGAAGTACTCCCGCACCGACTATGTGGCCAGCTGGGTTCAGCGTGGGCGAGACTTTGGCCTGCCAACCTACAACCAAGTCAGGCAGCGTTTTGGGTTGGAACCTCTCCAAAACTGGTCAAACCTTGCCCCACACCTGGAGCCACAG GTCCTGCAGAAGGTTGCTGACCTGTATGCCAACAACATGGctaggctggagctgctcccaggaggcATGCTGGAGGCTAATGGCTCCCTCTTCTCTACCATCATCCTGGAACAGTTTTTACGCCTGCGTGGTGGCGACAGGTTTTGGTTCGAAAACACCAAGAATGG GCTGTTCACAGAGGAGGAAATCATGGAGATCCGTAACACCACCTTTCACAGCATCCTGACTTCTGTCACCTATGCCCAATCCACAGACCTCCAGCCGCATGTGTTCATATGGAGAGAGG GGAATCcatgcccccagccccagcagctgacAGCTCAACACCTGGCAAACTGCACGCCCATGATGGTGCTGGACTACTTTGCAGACAGTGGTGCAGGCTTCGGGATCATCATTGTTGTCCTCTGCTGTCTGCCCCTGG TGACTCTGTTTGTTGCCTGGGTTGTTGCCGCTTTCCGCAAGAGAGATTTCAAGAAACTGCAGAGGAAGCAGGGCACCAGCGTGTGCAGGAAGGTGTCTGGCGAGGACACATGTG CCACAGAGTGGCATGGGCCCAAGACAGACAACTCTCCTGTCTACATTCGGCTCCAAGCTGAAAAAGTGCTCAAAGTGCTGGATAACAGAGGATCTGTACTCCGGAGCATCAACCTGAAAGCCCACCAAAGAGTGGAGGTGATCCTCTCCAACAACAAAGGGAACAAAGCTCTGCTCCTGAAGAGCCCCAAGGAATATGACCTG GTGTTGCTCTTCAATGAGGAGGCCGAGAGGAGCATCTTTGTCAAAAAGCTAGGAGACTACTTGAAGGAGAGCAGACTTGAACTGCATCTATCTGAGATGAAGGAACAGAGCCTGATGAAACGGGCAGTCACtcaagagcagagaaaaaaaattctggagatttttttcaggcACCTGTTTGCACAG GTGCTGGAAATTGACAGATCCGATGCTGGAGAGCTCAGCTTTGAATCTTCACAGAAGGCAAAGGAGTCTCTTACGtgtgagctgagcagagctgagttTGCTGAAGCCCTGGGGCTCAAAGAGGACTCCACGTTTGTGGAGTCCATGTTCTCCCTGGCTGACAAAGATGGCAATGGCTACATCTCCTTCCGAGAGTTCCTGGACATCTTGGTGGTCTTCATGAAAG GGTCCCCGGAGGAGAAGTCCAAGATGATGTTTAGGATGTATGACGTTGATGAGAATGGGTTCCTCTCCAAGGAAGAGTTTCTGAGGATGGTCAG GTCCTTCATTGAGATCTCCAACAACTGCCTATCAAGAGAACAGGCAGACCAGGTGACCGAGTCCATGTTCCAGGCCTCGGGGTTTCAGGACAGGAATGAGCTGACATGGGAGAATTTCCATTACATGCTGCGAGACCATGACAACGAGCTTCGGctcacccagctctgtgtcAAAG GTGTCCCTGAGGTGTTGAAACAAAATCCGCACAACTGTGTCTCCTTCATTAAAAAAGAGCCAAAAGG AACCATCTCAGAGGAGAAGAAAGACCCAAATCTGGACACCACGAGTCATTACACGGAGCGAAAAGGCCAAGAGCTGAGGAGGAGACCAGGAAGAAA GGGGAACCAGTACCAGCTGCATCTGTACACAGAAGCACAACGGAAGAAGTACGAGAAGAACAGAGTTCAGCAGAAGATCCAGGAGTTCAAGCGCTTCGTTGAGAATTATCGGCGCCATATCATCTGTGTCACCCTCTTCTCTGCCATCACCGCTGGCGTCTTTGCTGAGAGAGCCTACT ACTATGCCTTTGcatcccccagcactggaaTTGCACAGACCACCTTTGTGGGGCTCATCATCTCCCGGGGATCAGCTGCCTCCATCTCCTTCATGTACTCCTACATCCTGCTTACCATGTGCCGCAACCTCATCACCGTCCTGCGGGAGACCTTCCTTAATCACTACATCCCCTTCGATGCTGCTGTTGACTTCCACCGCTGGATTGCCATGGCAGCCCTGATTTTCTCAG TGCTCCACACTGCAGGTCATGTAGTGAATGTCTACATCTTCTCAGTCACACCTCTTAGTGTGCTGTCATGCCTCTTCTCCAGTGTCTTTACAAATGATGG GTCACAGGTCCCACAGAAGTATTACTGGTGGTTCTTCCAGACTGTTCCAG GCATGACAGGAGTGCTGCTGCTTGTGGTCCTTGCTGTGATGTATGTGTTTGCCACCCACCACTTCCGGCGTGTCAGCTTTCAGGGCTTTTGGATCACTCACCACCTCTACGTGCTGCTCTACATCCTG ACCATCATCCATGGCAGCTACGCACTGATCCAGCAGCCCCGTTTCTACATCTACTTCATCATCCCAGCTCTCATCTACAGTGCAGACAAGCTGTACAGCCTGAGCAGGAAAAAGGTGGAGATCAGTGTGGTGAAAGCTGAGCTCCTGCCCTCAG GTGTCACCCACCTGCAGTTCCAGCGGCTGCAGGACTTTGACTACAAGTCTGGGCAGTGGGTGCGCATCGCCTGCATGGCCCTGGGCACCACCGAGTACCACCCCTTCACACTGACCTCGGCTCCGCACGAAGACACGCTGAGCCTGCACATCCGCGCCGTTGGGCCCTGGACCACCCGTCTGCGGGAACTCTACTCTCCTGAAAAGTTGGCCCTACTTGGCACAATGCCCAAG CTCTACCTGGACGGACCCTTCGGGGAGGGCCACCAGGAGTGGAACAAGTTTGAGGTGTCAGTATTGGTAGGAGGAGGCATTGGGGTGACACCTTTTGCATCCATTCTCAAGGATCTGGTCTTCAAGTCATCCATAAACTCAAAGATGGTGTGTAAGAAG ATCTACTTCATCTGGGTGACACGCACGCAGCGGCAGTTTGAGTGGCTGACAGACATCATCCGGGAGGTGGAGGAATCAGACAAGAACAACTTAGTCTCTGTGCACATCTACATCACACAGCTGGCCGAGAAGTTCGACCTGCGCACCACCATGCTG TACATCTGTGAGCGGCACTTCCAGAAGGTGCTGAACAAGAGCCTGTTCACAGGGCTGCGCTCCGTCACCCACTTTGGGCGCCCTCCCTTCGTACCCTTTTTCAACTCACTGCAGGAGGTGCACCCTGAG GTGCAAAAGATCGGGGTCTTCAGCTGTGGCCCACCCGGGATGACAAAGAGCGTGGAACATGCTTGCCGGCAGATGAACAAGAAGGACCAGACTTACTTTGCACATCATTATGAGAACTTCTGA